Sequence from the Bacteroidota bacterium genome:
ATACTACCTATCAAATACCCAGAGAGAACAAAAAATAAATCTACCCCAGCCCAACCAAAAGAAGTAGAAAAATATAGCATTTTGCCAAAGAGATTTTGCGATGCTACCAATTGATTATTAATATAATGAAAAGAGACAATCATCAAAATAGCAATACCTCTTAATCCATCAATTTCTGGAACTCGATTCATTATTGTGTAAATTTAATTATTGTGAGTTTAATATTTCATAAAACAGAATACATTTCCGTCTTGCTCTTTTAAATGAAAGCCAAAATATGATATACAACGTTGCACCATATCGTCAATAGATTTTTCTGTACCATCAGTATGGGTGTGATGTAGTTCGATTATCATGCCAATACAGTTATCAAAAGCTCGAACATCATGCCACAGTAACTCCGCTTCTGCTCCTTCTATATCGCAAACTAAGAAATAAGAAGAAAGATTATATTGTGAAACCAACGAAGACAGTGTAGTCGTTTTTATTACGGTTGTTTCATCGCTCTGTTCCGCAGCTATGCTCGATGCGGTTGTATCTGAAGCAATAAAAAAATCAACTTCTTCTAATTTTACATTTACAGCTTTATGCTCTAAATAAAAGAAGCTATTTGATGAAATGCGTTTTTGTATATTATTTCTAAGCGTTGGCAATAAATTGGAATTAGCTTCTACACAGATCAATTTTCTATTCGGTTTTAATTTGCCTGCTATATGACTTGAGATAATACCTATACTGGCTCCCAACTCCACGACATCCTGTGAGCCATCATAATATTTCATTAAAAGTCTCCGTTCTGCACTTTCATAAAAGCCCCAAAATATAGAAGCCATTAACGTATATTGATTTTGAATAGCAGCGATGTTATACGTAAGAAAAGGGAAGCGAATCGTTGGGATAAAATCTCCAAAGACTAATCTGATGGTCTTACCTGTCAGGGTATTACATAATATTCGAAAGATATTTTTTTTGATAGTCGGCTTCATAAGTGTGCTACTGAGTAGTTTATTCTTCTAAATTAACTTCAATATTTCTTCTACTCTATCCTCCCAATATATGTTATTATGAAAATTCATTAAACTTTCATTCAACTTATTATGCAATACTTCTCTATTGTTCCACAAGCCCTCAATTTGCTCATAAATAACACGATCCGTTTCTAAATATTGAATTGAATTAACCAACCCATTCGGAAGTAGCTTGTCAAAAGAGGGATTGTCAGGCTTCTCTCCAAGGATTAAGGTGGATGCACCCGCAG
This genomic interval carries:
- a CDS encoding acyltransferase produces the protein MNRVPEIDGLRGIAILMIVSFHYINNQLVASQNLFGKMLYFSTSFGWAGVDLFFVLSGYLIGSILLRTRTSPYYLQTFFVRRFLRIIPNYYLLLVIIFIVFNSSFFQSNTFLSGN
- a CDS encoding FkbM family methyltransferase, with product MASIFWGFYESAERRLLMKYYDGSQDVVELGASIGIISSHIAGKLKPNRKLICVEANSNLLPTLRNNIQKRISSNSFFYLEHKAVNVKLEEVDFFIASDTTASSIAAEQSDETTVIKTTTLSSLVSQYNLSSYFLVCDIEGAEAELLWHDVRAFDNCIGMIIELHHTHTDGTEKSIDDMVQRCISYFGFHLKEQDGNVFCFMKY